Genomic DNA from Paenibacillus sp. MBLB1832:
GACTTTGGAGTCGGCGGAGGCGAAAGATGGCGCCAACTTAACGCGGGACGAGGTCATCCTGCGACGCATCCTCGTCTTGCAGAAAATCGACTTATTCGCCCACCTGGCGCCAGATGATTTCATCTGGCTGGCGCAAATGGTGGAAGAAGTCGCCTACAATCCTGGCGAAGCGATCTGCCGCGCTGGTGACTTCGGCGATACGATGTACGCCATCATCGAGGGCGGCGTACGCGTGCACCGCGGCAGCGATGAATTTGCGCTGCTGCGAGAAGGCGCCTTCTTCGGCGAGATGGCGATTATCGACAGCGGCCCTCGCTCTGCGGACTGCACCGCCAAGGAAGCAACCGTCCTCCTGCATCTTCACCGCGATTTGGTGCTGAGCTTCTGCTTCCAGAACATCGATGTGCTGCGCAGCATGATGCGCGTCATTGCAGAGCGCCTGCGCGGGATGAATTAGCGCAGCGCACGAACACATACAAAAGGATGCCAACCGTAGGAACGGATTGGCATCCTTTTTTGAACCCGCAGTTATGTTGTATGACATACAACATTATACAGATATTTAGGGGCGGATCCCCCAAAAATCATTGGGGGGAAGGTGCGTATAAATGAAAAGCACCCGACGGGTGCTTCAATGACTTGCTATGGTTGCCGCGCTCACAGCGCGTACACACTTTTGATAATAATTTCGGGCAGTTCTGCGCGTTGTGCCAAGTATTGCTCAGGCGTGATGCTGCCTTGGAAGAGCCGCTTCTGCAGCAGCTCTGTTAACTCGGCAAGTTGAAGCTCGATCACCTTTTGGACATCGACTTGATTCGCTTTGGCAATATCGGCTAAGGAGAAGCCATTGGTCTGCGCCTTGTAAATGTCTTCCTCGGAGGATAGCTTCAGGACATGCAATAAATCTTCTCTGGTTGGATTAGTATCACTTGTACGAATAACAATCTCCACCCCTACAGATCGTGTACTCTAGTGTATTCAAAGGAAAGCCAAGTGGAATGGGGGGATATCTAGTATTGTAAAGGATTATAAATGAAATGGGCCGCGGGGAGGCATATTAATTAACAGACCACGATGGCTGCAACTCATTACAGTAGGCAAGGAGTGAATCTCGATCACGTGAAAATCATGCGAATTCTCATCGCTGCCCTCGTCTTGTTCGCGGGCCAAATGACGCTGACATCTGCCGATGGCACGTATCATTTCGGATTCAAAAAAAGTGTAAACGGACAACCCCCCTCCATTGATGAAGAGGGCTTCAAGGGGCTGCTCAAGCAGCATGGCGCTGTTTTTACAGGCGATCAGTCGCAAAAGGAATTGTATCTAACCTTCGATAACGGGTACGAACAGGGCTATACGGGTCGTATTTTGGACGTGTTAAAAGAGAAGGGCGTGCCTGCTATTTTTTTCGTAACAGGTCATTATATTCGGTCTGAGCCAGAGCTGCTCAAGCGCATGGTGCAGGAAGGGCATCTCGTCGGGAACCATTCGTGGAGCCATCCCGATATGAGCCAAATTTCGGCGGAGCGCATTCAGAAGGAGCTTACGCAAGTGAAGGATGAAGTGGCTGCGATCACGGGGCAAAAGGAGATGCGATATCTGCGCGCGCCGCGGGGCATCTTTAATAACCGTTCGCTCGCGGTCAGCCAAGGGCTGAACTACACGAATGTGTTCTGGTCCGTTGCGTATCGCGACTGGGAGCCTAAGCAGCAGAAGGGCTCTGCCTATGCGTTCAAGAATGTCATGGCCCAGCTGCACCCGGGCGCTGTCATTTTGCTGCACTCCGTATCTCAGGATAATACAGAGGCGCTCGGTGCCATTATTGACGCCGCTAGGGCGCAGGGCTATCAATTCAAGAGCCTGGATGAGATGAAGCAGCATACGCCGTAAGCCAAACACCCCCCTTAGCGGAAGCTAAGGGGGGTGTTTGTTAGTGGCGAGTTAGGTAGCTAGGCTATTTTCAATCTTGGCTTCTGATTTCTTTTGTGATATCCAAGCTTGTGAAAGTGTAGAGATTTGTTCATCGACTAGTTTTTCTTTAATTGACTCTTTTTTCTCCTCTAGGGTAGGCGTGGTTGCCGCCTTGTGATTAGTAACTTTAACGATATCGTAGCCCGTCGTCGTTTGAACTGCGGAGCTTAAGCCCCCTGCTTGCAGGGCAAATGCTGCTTTCTCCACCGCAGGATCGACTTGTCCAGCTGAGATATAACCAAGATCTCCGCCTTTATCCTTCGTAGCCGTATCCGTGGAACTCTCCTTCGCTAGCGCGGCGAAGTCACTGCCGTTTTTCAGCTTCGCCAGAATGGCATCTGCTTCTTCCTTCGTGGCAACAGAGATATGAGCAGCCTGAACTTGTTCAGGCGTTTTCAGCGTTTCCAAGTTCTCGTCATAGTATTTCTTGATGTCATCATCGGTCACTTTAACTTGCGGCTCCAAAATCTTTTTGAGCATGACTTGCGTCTTCATACTCTTTTTCAAATCGTCCAGCGTCATATTGTAATTGGTCAGAGCCTTATTAAACTCCTCATCTGTACCGAACGAGGCTTTGACGGTTTGAAGTTCTTTCGTAATATCCGCCTCAGTAAGTTCAATGCCTGCCTTCTTGCTCTCTTGATTAATAAGCTCTTCAGTAATCATGGAATCGAGCGTTTGTGCGCCTCCGCTTGCAACCAATGCGTCATAAAGCTGTGTCGAAGTGATGCTGACTCCGTTGACTTTGGCGACGGATTTGGCATTGTCGGACTTAGAAACAGGTGGGAAGAAGGAAGCGTAAGTAATGAAACCAACTAAAAGGACAGATGATGTCCATATCCATTTACGATTGCTATTTTTTGAACTCATGGGAGTGATTCCTCTCGTGTTGTGGTTATTTGTAGGGCTTGTTCGATATCCCCATTATGATGGGTGATGCTGAAAGGAATATGAACGTAAGCTGAAGATTGGATGAATGGGAAGAGGGTCGCTACGCGTTAATTAATTGTGTGCAATTAATTTGTTGACAATATAAATTACGATGTGATAGCATGTGTATATCGAGTTGTTGTAAATTAAATTGTATGCAAATTAAATAAACGAATCGTCACAATGAAAGTCAAAGGAGGCGTTCCTATGCACCACAAAGCCATTATTATCGGGACAGGACCAGCGGGTTTAACTGCGGCAATTTACTTAGCGAGAGCGAATATGTCACCACTCGTCATCGAAGGGATTCAGCCAGGAGGACAGCTGACCACGACGACGGAAGTAGATAATTTCCCAGGCTTTCCGGACGGAATTACAGGACCTGAACTCATGGATAACATGCGGAAACAGGCGTTGCGCTTCGGCGCTGCCATTCAATCAGGACGCGTGAAAGAGGTTGATTTTGTTCATCGTCCATTTACCCTGTTTCTGGAGGATGGTGGGCAATTGACCGCGGACGCTGTCATCATTTCGACAGGTGCGACAGCTAAGAAGCTAGGCATCACGGGCGAGTCCGACAATATCGGCAAAGGAGTAAGTACGTGTGCGACATGCGACGGATTTTTCTTCCGTAACAAAAAAATCATCGTCATCGGCGGTGGCGACACTGCGATGGAGGAGGCCAACTTCCTGACGCGATTCGCCTCGGAAGTACGTGTTGTGCACCGAAGAGAAGAACTCAAGGCTTCGAAAATCATGCAAGCTCATGCCCGCGGCAACACCAAAGTGACGTGGAGCCTCGATCGGACGCCGCTGGAAGTCATGGCTGGACCGCTGGGCGTGACAGGACTGAAAGTCCGCAACAACACGACAGGTCAGGAAGAAGTGCTGGAGGCTGACGGAATTTTCTTGGCGATTGGGCATACCCCGAACACAGGCTTCTTAGGAGGCCAATTGCCGACAGATGAACTTGGCTATCTGCAAGTAATCCCAGGCACAGCACAGACGGCGATTCCAGGCGTGTTCGCATGCGGTGATGTGCAAGATCGCATTTATCGCCAAGCGATCACATCTGCAGGAAGCGGATGTATGGCTGCGTTGGATGCGGAGCGGTATTTGACTGAGCATGCTTCGGTGGAGCAGGAATTGCAAGTGCGTTAACACGAGAAACCAATGATTGCCGAGCAATAGAGTATCTATAGAAAATAGGAGGAAACGATAATGACACAACACCAATCCAACCTACAAGAACGTACAGGTATCGCAACCTTAGGCGGAAATCCAATAACCTTGCTGGGTCCAGAAATCAAAGTAGGGGATCATGCACCTGATTTTAAAGTGAACAAAGACTTGGTGACTGAGGTGAGCTTGGCGGACTATGCGGGCAAAGTGAAACTGATTTCCGTCGTGCCATCCGTTGATACAGGAACCTGCGATGCGCAGACACGCCGCTTCAATGTAGAAGCCGATAAGCTTGGGGACAACGTAGTGATTCTAACCATCTCGGTGGATCTGCCATTCGCACAAAGCCGTTTCTGCGGGGCAGCTGGTATTGATAAAGTCGTGACCTTGTCCGACTATAAATATCGTTCGTTCGGGCAAGCTTACGGCGTTTTGATTAAAGAGATCCAGTTGGACCAACGCGCGATCTTCATCGTGGATGCGAATGACACTGTTCGCTATGTTGAGTATCTAACCGAGATGAAGGATCATCCCGATTATGATGCGGCGTTACTTGCTTTGAAGGAGATTGTGTAAGGCGGGAGTAGTGGGTAAAGAGTAGAGAGCAGAGGGCGGCCATCCTGGGGGATGGCTGCTTTTTTGCGTTGTGATGATGAGTCTAGTGAAACAGCTCTTTGTCGCATTCACTGTACAAGTAGTGGTCAGATGAGTAAGAAATTAGCTAGTTTAGTAGAGAGTTTTTGTCGTGCTGGATAGGTTGGGTTTGGTTGATTGTGCAAATTAGATTGGAATGATGCAAATATGCATCATTATTGAGGGATGAGGTGTTGAGAGGTAAATTGATGCGAAAATGCAGGATTTTGGTGCGTAATCGGGCTGTGGAGCGGAAAAAGCAGAAAAATCCTGCAGATTTGCAGGATTTTAGTGCGAGATGAATGCTGGGCGCGGAAATGATGCATATTCGCATCAATTCGCGTGTGGACGGCCCGCGGGGGCCATGCGGCCATTCTGCGCCGCACAAGCGTGTTGCCGCGCGACTAGCGACGCGGCGCAAAACGCTACCGCCGCAGCGGGATCTCGCGGCTGCCTTTGACCATGCCCGCTCCGCAGAGCGGGCACGGCTTCGCCGCGCGTCGTGCCTCCTGCGGCGAAGAGATCCGCGACCAGGCTTTGCAGCCGGTCGCGCCGCACACCCACGCCGCGACCCGCTCGGTCGCGGCTCGGCCCGCACCAGCCACGGCTCCGCCTGTGGCTGCCCGCCCTCCGGCCGCTCGCGAAGCAGCGGCCGAACCACCCACAGCCGCCGGCTTGCTGCGGCTGACAACCCCTGCGTCCGCGTCTGGGAACGCGGACAGCAGAAAGCGGGAAGGCTCCGCCTTCTTCCCGCGATAATACGCCGGCGAGGAGATGAGCAGCTCGCCTTTCGCCCTTGTCACGGCGACGTAAGCGAGTCGCCGCTCCTCCTCCAGCGCGGCGCTAGCCTTATCCCGCGCCTCCACACCCGCCATTTTGACATCGTCCAAATGGCCCGCATCCAGTGCCGAGCTATGCGGCATATTGCCCTCGATCGCACAGAGGAGGTATACAACTGGAAACTCCAATCCTTTCGACTTATGAATCGTCATGAGTGAAATTTTATCCGCGAATTGATCTTTTGGCAGCCGACCCATTTCCGTGCGTTTTTCCGCCACTTCATGGATAAAATAAAGAAACTGCTCCACTGTATCGAACCGCTTGGCCGAAGACTCCAGCTCGTCCAGCGTTTCCTTCAACATTTCGCGATGATGCGTAAGCTTACTGCGCTTATTCGTTTCCAGGAACGCATCATAGAAATCTTTTCGAATCGCCTGAATCGCCGCCAGCGGCGTCATCTCCACAAGCGATTTAATTAGACGGATGCGAGCTTTCAGCTTATCTTTCTGAAAATCCTTCAACTGCGGAAGCCCAAGTAGATGGATCAGCGGCCACTTTTTCGCCTGAATCGCTTCGCCATCTTGAATAATACGCATGCCTTGATCTCGTCCAATATATAATGAGGGGAGGACACCTTCGATCGCTTCGAAATTTCTCCGCTCATGGGCAATGCGCAAATGGTCGATAATCGGTTTCACCATCCACTGCTCATAGAAGGAATCGTTGGTCCCGTAATCGACGAAAGGGAGGTTATGCAGGATGAGCGCTTCAATAATAGCGCGGCTATTGCTCGCCGTTCGGTACAAAATCGCAAAATCCCCATACCGCTTACCGCCCTCAGCGACTTTCAGCCGAAGATCTTGGATGAGCCAGTCGGCCTCGTCATCACTGTTCGCAGGTTTAACATAGTGCGGCTTTAACGTGCTTTCCTTGGTTGCCAGAAGCGTCTTCGATTTCCGCTGCACATTGTGCTTAATAATCGCATTCCCCAACCCGACAATGCTGGAGGTGGAGCGATAGTTGATATCGAGCGTAACCGTTGTGGCGGCAGGATATTGCTTGTGAAAGTGTAAAATAAATTCATTGCGCGCCCCGTTGAACGAATAAATCGTCTGGTCATCATCCCCTACAACCATCAAATTTTGGTGGGTTTGGGCAATCATTTTAATAACCTCATACTGAATCGTATTCGTATCTTGAAACTCATCGACACTGATATATGTGAATTTCCGCTGCAGGGAGCGCAGGATATCGGGATTCTGCCCAAGAAGTTCATACGCTTTAATCAAAATATCGTCAAAATCGATCCTCATCTGTTCCATTTTCCACTGTTCATATTGCAAGAAAATCCGCTTTACTTCCTGCTCTTCCTCTGTGCCCTCGGGGAGATCTTCGATTGCTATTAGCTGCATTTTGTACGAAGAAAGTAAGGAAATGAGCACTTCAGGTTGGTACGTGTCCTGCAAGCCCATGCTTAGCATGATCTTTTTGAACACGATTTGCTGATAGCGCCCGTCACTCAGAATTTCCTGTTGCAGCCCATTCATCCGCAATAGTCGCAGGCAAAAGGCATGAAACGTCCGCACCTGCATCATCGACGCTGATCTCGCATCCAGGCCAGGCATCGTCGTGAGACGTTCCCGCATTTCTTCGGCTGCTTTTTTGGAAAACGTAATGAGCAGCAAGCTGCTCGGCTGAACGCGATGGACACGAACGAGGTAGGCGACGCGGCAGACGAGCACGGTCGTTTTGCCTGAGCCTGCGCCAGCCAGTGTGAGGAGAGGGCCATTCACATGGCGCACCGCCTTGATTTGTGCTTCATTCAGGAGAATGCCGTGCTGTTCCAGCTCGCGGAAAAAATAAGCATCCGCATCGGTATCCGGCACGAGCTCGGTGCTATTTGTTATAAGCGCCAGCCGCGCGTGCGGAATGGGACGCTCCGTAGTTGGTTTAAAGCCTAAAGGCGTTGTATACATAGGAAGGGGATTCATTTTGACCACCTGTTTCATGACAATGTTCATACCAGCCTCTGAAGGACTGAATCATCTATTTTAGCATAAATACAGCGGGATGAAAGGATAAATAGGTATATGGGTAAATCTTACGTAAAATTGCTGTGGAAGCAGTTCACGGAGCATGATGCGACAGGGCTTGCCGCCCAATGCGCTTACTATTTTCTACTTTCTCTCTTTCCGTTGCTGCTGTTTGTGATGAGCTTATTGGGGTACTTGCCGTTCGACTCGGACGATGTTATTGGTTTAATTCGCGAGTACGTTCCAGGCGCAGTGGCAGGGTGGCTCGAGGATACCTTAAGTAATTTGCTCAATGTCAAAAGAGGAGCGACCCTGTCCTTCGGTTTAATTTTAGCCTTAGTATCCGCCAGCGCCGCGATGAATGCGATTGTGCGGGCGGTCAATAAAGCGTATGGGCTTCCCGCGCGCAAGAGTTTTATTCACTCGCGGTTCCTGGCAATACTACTCACCTTGGGTATGATGGTCGTGATCGTCTCGGCGCTGCTGCTCAGCGTCTTCGGTCACTGGATTGGGGATTGGTTGGCTGAGCATGTACATGTCGCGGCTTCTCATGTGGAGTTGTGGAATCATCTTCGCTGGATCATTAACTTTGTCATCGTCTTCGTCGTTTTCATTGGGATTTACTACATCGCCCCCAATACCTGCTTAACGTGCAAAAGCGTACTCCCCGGCGCCCTGTTCGCGGCAATCGGCTGGCAAGGAACGTCGTGGGCGTTCTCCTTCTATGTCAACAGCTTCACCAACTACAGCGCCACGTATGGCAGCATTGGCGGGATCATCGTGCTGATGACCTGGTTTTACATTTCTGCGCTGATTATCATCGTCGGTGGTGAGATTAACGCCCTGCGGCATGTGCGAACCATTGCCATCGCCAAAGTAGGCGACGACGCGGCAGGGAAGAAGCTCGTCTGAGTGACGACGCTCTTTGGCGCACGCCAGAGCTATTCGCGCTTCAGTGAAAAACCCCAACGCGATCTGCGTTGGGGTTTTGTAGGTTTAGCGGGGGAGCCCCTCGGGAGGGGCTCGATAGCGGTGGTCAACCACTGCTAAATCGAGAATTCAGCTAGTTTGCAGGAAAATAGAAGTGGTCAACCACCGCTAAATTTGCGTTTGAGCACCAAATGTAGGCGAATAGTGCGATTTAAGAGTGGTTAACCACCTCTAAATCGAGAATTCAGCCAGTTTGCAGGAGAATAGAGGTGGTCAACCACTGTTAATTAGCGTTTGAGCACCGAATTGCGGACCCACCCCCTCACCAGCTCAAAACGCCGCCCTCAATCCGCTTCACACCTCGGATTTTGCCAAGCTGCTCGGCTAGCTGGAACAGCGCGAGATCCTTCACCTTCGCCTCAATCATCACATCGATGCGAGGGAGGTCGATCTCTTTACAGCTTTTGAGAAAAGCGGTGAGCATCTCTGGCTCGATGTAGTCGGCGTGCGAGCGAACCTCCTTTTCACTTTTGGGCGAGGAAACGTGAATTTTCATTGGCAGCTCGCCCCACGTTTGCGCGATTTGGGGAAGCAGCTCGATCGGCGTCGCCGCTGAGGGATTGCACCAGTCATGGTGCAAATCCAGCATGCATGGGCGCTGCAGCTTCTGGCTGACAGCTAATGTTTCCTCGAGCGTATAGGTTTTGTCATCGTTCTCGAAGGTCAATCGCCGCATCGCATGCGCGGGCACCTTCGGTGCGTTGTCGAAGAGCTTCTGCGTCGCGGCTTCTTTATCCCCGTACACGCCGCCGACGTGAATGTTAATAATGGCGGACTCGTCAAGTCCCATGCCATCCAGAATAGCAGCATGGTAGTTCAGGTCTTCAATCGCGGCATCGACAACCTTATCGCTGCCGTTCAGGAGCGTGAACTGGTTGGGGTGCATGCTGAGCCGCATGTCCTGTTCCTTTGCGAAGTCGCCGAGCCTCCGCAGCTCGCTGGCAAACTCCGCGGCAACATCGATGCCCACATCAGGATGTGTCGCAAGCGGGATCAGCGCGGACGACAGCCGAAACAGCCGAATACCGTGGGCGGCATTGTAGTAGAGGATGCGCTGCGTCGCCTGCAAGTTTTTGCGGCCAATCTCCAGGGCACGCTGCAGCGCCTCTTCG
This window encodes:
- a CDS encoding YihY/virulence factor BrkB family protein, which produces MGKSYVKLLWKQFTEHDATGLAAQCAYYFLLSLFPLLLFVMSLLGYLPFDSDDVIGLIREYVPGAVAGWLEDTLSNLLNVKRGATLSFGLILALVSASAAMNAIVRAVNKAYGLPARKSFIHSRFLAILLTLGMMVVIVSALLLSVFGHWIGDWLAEHVHVAASHVELWNHLRWIINFVIVFVVFIGIYYIAPNTCLTCKSVLPGALFAAIGWQGTSWAFSFYVNSFTNYSATYGSIGGIIVLMTWFYISALIIIVGGEINALRHVRTIAIAKVGDDAAGKKLV
- the trxB gene encoding thioredoxin-disulfide reductase; this encodes MHHKAIIIGTGPAGLTAAIYLARANMSPLVIEGIQPGGQLTTTTEVDNFPGFPDGITGPELMDNMRKQALRFGAAIQSGRVKEVDFVHRPFTLFLEDGGQLTADAVIISTGATAKKLGITGESDNIGKGVSTCATCDGFFFRNKKIIVIGGGDTAMEEANFLTRFASEVRVVHRREELKASKIMQAHARGNTKVTWSLDRTPLEVMAGPLGVTGLKVRNNTTGQEEVLEADGIFLAIGHTPNTGFLGGQLPTDELGYLQVIPGTAQTAIPGVFACGDVQDRIYRQAITSAGSGCMAALDAERYLTEHASVEQELQVR
- the uvsE gene encoding UV DNA damage repair endonuclease UvsE, whose amino-acid sequence is MIIRLGYVSTAMAIFNNTPSSTFTYKLFSERPREEALQRALEIGRKNLQATQRILYYNAAHGIRLFRLSSALIPLATHPDVGIDVAAEFASELRRLGDFAKEQDMRLSMHPNQFTLLNGSDKVVDAAIEDLNYHAAILDGMGLDESAIINIHVGGVYGDKEAATQKLFDNAPKVPAHAMRRLTFENDDKTYTLEETLAVSQKLQRPCMLDLHHDWCNPSAATPIELLPQIAQTWGELPMKIHVSSPKSEKEVRSHADYIEPEMLTAFLKSCKEIDLPRIDVMIEAKVKDLALFQLAEQLGKIRGVKRIEGGVLSW
- the pdaA gene encoding delta-lactam-biosynthetic de-N-acetylase, yielding MRILIAALVLFAGQMTLTSADGTYHFGFKKSVNGQPPSIDEEGFKGLLKQHGAVFTGDQSQKELYLTFDNGYEQGYTGRILDVLKEKGVPAIFFVTGHYIRSEPELLKRMVQEGHLVGNHSWSHPDMSQISAERIQKELTQVKDEVAAITGQKEMRYLRAPRGIFNNRSLAVSQGLNYTNVFWSVAYRDWEPKQQKGSAYAFKNVMAQLHPGAVILLHSVSQDNTEALGAIIDAARAQGYQFKSLDEMKQHTP
- the tpx gene encoding thiol peroxidase; amino-acid sequence: MTQHQSNLQERTGIATLGGNPITLLGPEIKVGDHAPDFKVNKDLVTEVSLADYAGKVKLISVVPSVDTGTCDAQTRRFNVEADKLGDNVVILTISVDLPFAQSRFCGAAGIDKVVTLSDYKYRSFGQAYGVLIKEIQLDQRAIFIVDANDTVRYVEYLTEMKDHPDYDAALLALKEIV
- a CDS encoding peptidyl-prolyl cis-trans isomerase, producing MSSKNSNRKWIWTSSVLLVGFITYASFFPPVSKSDNAKSVAKVNGVSITSTQLYDALVASGGAQTLDSMITEELINQESKKAGIELTEADITKELQTVKASFGTDEEFNKALTNYNMTLDDLKKSMKTQVMLKKILEPQVKVTDDDIKKYYDENLETLKTPEQVQAAHISVATKEEADAILAKLKNGSDFAALAKESSTDTATKDKGGDLGYISAGQVDPAVEKAAFALQAGGLSSAVQTTTGYDIVKVTNHKAATTPTLEEKKESIKEKLVDEQISTLSQAWISQKKSEAKIENSLAT
- a CDS encoding UvrD-helicase domain-containing protein, with protein sequence MYTTPLGFKPTTERPIPHARLALITNSTELVPDTDADAYFFRELEQHGILLNEAQIKAVRHVNGPLLTLAGAGSGKTTVLVCRVAYLVRVHRVQPSSLLLITFSKKAAEEMRERLTTMPGLDARSASMMQVRTFHAFCLRLLRMNGLQQEILSDGRYQQIVFKKIMLSMGLQDTYQPEVLISLLSSYKMQLIAIEDLPEGTEEEQEVKRIFLQYEQWKMEQMRIDFDDILIKAYELLGQNPDILRSLQRKFTYISVDEFQDTNTIQYEVIKMIAQTHQNLMVVGDDDQTIYSFNGARNEFILHFHKQYPAATTVTLDINYRSTSSIVGLGNAIIKHNVQRKSKTLLATKESTLKPHYVKPANSDDEADWLIQDLRLKVAEGGKRYGDFAILYRTASNSRAIIEALILHNLPFVDYGTNDSFYEQWMVKPIIDHLRIAHERRNFEAIEGVLPSLYIGRDQGMRIIQDGEAIQAKKWPLIHLLGLPQLKDFQKDKLKARIRLIKSLVEMTPLAAIQAIRKDFYDAFLETNKRSKLTHHREMLKETLDELESSAKRFDTVEQFLYFIHEVAEKRTEMGRLPKDQFADKISLMTIHKSKGLEFPVVYLLCAIEGNMPHSSALDAGHLDDVKMAGVEARDKASAALEEERRLAYVAVTRAKGELLISSPAYYRGKKAEPSRFLLSAFPDADAGVVSRSKPAAVGGSAAASRAAGGRAATGGAVAGAGRAATERVAAWVCGATGCKAWSRISSPQEARRAAKPCPLCGAGMVKGSREIPLRR